Proteins found in one Terribacillus sp. DMT04 genomic segment:
- a CDS encoding DUF4176 domain-containing protein, which produces MLPIGSIVYLKEGTSKLMILNRGPIIELDGNQKLFDYSACVYPVGLVHDNVLYFNKENIDEVLFEGFKDSDEERFESLFKQWLEENEVQRGIVTSP; this is translated from the coding sequence ATGCTACCTATTGGTTCAATCGTTTACTTGAAAGAAGGAACAAGTAAGCTAATGATACTAAACCGTGGCCCTATCATAGAGTTGGACGGTAACCAAAAATTATTCGATTACTCTGCTTGTGTATATCCTGTGGGGTTAGTACATGATAACGTTCTTTATTTCAATAAAGAAAACATAGACGAAGTGCTCTTTGAAGGATTTAAAGATAGTGACGAGGAACGATTTGAATCCTTATTCAAACAATGGCTTGAGGAAAACGAGGTTCAAAGAGGTATTGTTACTAGTCCATAA
- a CDS encoding chitosanase, with product MKKRLILLVIPLLLIVGFISYFQYKSDIFNVNADEQTAGQTIADDYYRKIVYAFVSSAENSSIDYQNQYAYIEDIQDGRGYTTGIIGFTSGTGDLLEVIKEYQTLKPDNNILESYIEPLEAVNGTDSHEGLGESFEKDWRQVGQTADMIQAQDNIVDTMYLNPAVTYAEKDHLSLLGQYIYYDALVVHGPGEDLESFNGIRKKALQNSNAPSEAGNEAEYLKAFLKARTKIMLQEEAHEDLSRIHFQEQLIDEGNYELELPVRWEMYGDAFRLGEEDVD from the coding sequence TTGAAAAAGAGACTTATTTTGTTAGTAATTCCGTTATTATTAATCGTTGGATTTATAAGCTATTTTCAATACAAAAGTGATATCTTCAACGTTAATGCCGATGAACAGACTGCCGGCCAAACGATAGCAGACGACTATTACCGTAAGATTGTATATGCTTTTGTATCAAGCGCGGAAAACTCCTCTATTGATTACCAGAATCAATATGCATACATAGAAGATATACAAGACGGCCGAGGCTATACAACTGGCATTATCGGATTTACCTCTGGAACAGGAGACTTACTGGAAGTTATAAAGGAATACCAAACGTTAAAACCAGACAACAATATTTTAGAGTCGTACATAGAACCTTTAGAAGCAGTGAATGGAACCGATTCACATGAAGGTTTAGGAGAATCATTTGAAAAAGACTGGAGACAAGTTGGCCAGACAGCTGACATGATACAAGCACAAGACAACATTGTCGATACCATGTATCTGAACCCCGCAGTAACATACGCTGAAAAAGATCACTTAAGCCTGTTAGGACAATATATTTATTACGACGCACTCGTTGTCCACGGACCAGGCGAAGATCTGGAAAGCTTTAACGGAATCAGAAAAAAAGCTTTGCAAAACAGTAACGCACCATCAGAAGCAGGCAACGAAGCAGAATATCTAAAAGCTTTCTTAAAAGCCAGAACAAAAATTATGCTCCAAGAAGAAGCACACGAAGACTTATCCAGAATACATTTCCAAGAGCAGTTGATTGATGAGGGAAATTATGAGCTGGAGTTGCCGGTTAGGTGGGAGATGTATGGGGATGCGTTTAGGTTGGGGGAGGAGGATGTTGATTGA
- a CDS encoding ABC transporter permease, with the protein MLNLMKLEMKRMNFLSIGISAILINLGIIGILLLLGVDPVITEESFNDADQIMMFIETLVVAAFVIHAASMLAGMIIEEFKNKTITVLFTTPVSRRQLLLAKVTVISLVTFLLVVLSVSLITYVFSILNTNFEVLSFAFPVSYLWENATHLLLTAIAAGGLSLIPLFFGMMKYSVPATITSSILIVAILSSSVNEGTNLFAFTAVPVVLGVIGFLVAYMVISKAVKKDF; encoded by the coding sequence ATGCTTAATTTAATGAAATTAGAAATGAAGCGGATGAATTTCCTGTCAATCGGAATAAGCGCAATCTTAATCAATCTTGGCATTATAGGAATTCTGCTATTACTCGGGGTTGATCCAGTAATAACGGAAGAGTCATTTAACGATGCTGATCAAATCATGATGTTTATTGAAACACTTGTCGTGGCGGCTTTTGTCATTCACGCAGCATCGATGCTGGCTGGTATGATCATTGAAGAGTTCAAGAACAAAACAATTACTGTCCTGTTCACTACGCCAGTTAGCAGAAGGCAGCTGCTTCTAGCCAAAGTTACTGTCATTAGCTTAGTGACCTTCTTGCTCGTTGTCTTATCTGTCAGCCTAATAACATATGTATTCAGCATATTGAACACGAATTTTGAGGTTCTAAGCTTTGCGTTCCCTGTCAGCTATTTATGGGAAAATGCAACGCACTTACTTCTAACGGCAATTGCAGCCGGAGGACTGTCGCTAATTCCATTATTCTTTGGCATGATGAAGTACTCGGTCCCAGCAACTATCACATCTTCCATCTTAATCGTCGCCATCCTCTCATCTTCCGTTAACGAAGGAACAAATTTGTTCGCTTTCACAGCGGTACCGGTAGTACTTGGTGTAATAGGATTTTTAGTTGCATATATGGTGATTAGTAAGGCAGTTAAGAAAGATTTTTAA
- a CDS encoding ABC transporter ATP-binding protein, with protein sequence MTYAIRTHELTKGYRGKDVVSSVSMNVKRGEIYGFLGPNGAGKTTIMKMMTGLIKPTGGDIEILGTRLQSKSHEVLKRIGCIIEYPIFYEKLSARKNLEIYCDYMGYYNKEAITESMQLVNLKNVEDVPVREFSLGMKQRLAIARAIVTKPELLILDEPVNGLDPLGMQELRDLFYKLSRQYGITLLISSHILGEIEHIADTIGIIKSGKLVEETAMADIRGNHTEHIEVSVSDFSKAAFVLEHELNTANFQVKEEEGLINVYDGALTQNDIILAMVRNGVEINTINNRNLSLEGYFLQRMEGGKKHA encoded by the coding sequence ATGACGTATGCGATTCGAACGCACGAGCTGACAAAAGGATATCGAGGGAAAGATGTTGTTTCCAGTGTCAGTATGAATGTGAAACGCGGTGAAATTTATGGATTTCTTGGACCGAATGGAGCGGGGAAAACAACCATTATGAAAATGATGACCGGTCTGATTAAACCGACAGGCGGAGATATCGAAATTCTGGGAACGAGGTTGCAAAGTAAGTCACATGAAGTATTGAAACGAATCGGCTGCATCATTGAGTATCCAATCTTTTATGAAAAGCTGTCTGCCCGAAAGAACTTGGAAATCTATTGCGATTATATGGGCTATTACAATAAAGAAGCTATCACGGAATCCATGCAGTTAGTAAATCTCAAAAATGTAGAAGACGTGCCAGTTCGGGAGTTCTCATTAGGAATGAAACAGAGGTTGGCAATCGCCCGAGCAATTGTGACTAAACCAGAGCTGTTGATTTTAGATGAACCTGTAAATGGCCTGGATCCCTTAGGCATGCAGGAACTGCGCGATTTATTTTATAAGCTTAGCCGACAGTATGGCATTACGCTGCTTATCTCCAGCCATATTCTTGGAGAAATTGAGCATATTGCCGACACTATTGGCATTATCAAATCCGGAAAGTTAGTGGAAGAAACAGCCATGGCTGATATTCGCGGCAACCACACCGAGCATATCGAAGTATCTGTATCAGATTTTTCAAAAGCTGCCTTTGTTTTGGAGCATGAACTAAATACAGCTAACTTCCAAGTCAAGGAAGAGGAAGGACTGATTAACGTTTATGACGGAGCTCTTACGCAAAATGATATCATTCTTGCTATGGTTCGGAATGGTGTGGAAATTAATACAATCAATAATCGGAATCTTTCTCTAGAAGGCTACTTCCTGCAGCGTATGGAAGGAGGAAAAAAACATGCTTAA
- a CDS encoding sensor histidine kinase KdpD has product MIYLVAILVFSFVGLLVFHFSSKRQIKKHLQYMTEKLHHITATRSSERLLVVTDNKELRKLLTEINGLLDYQQESLAELARLRISTNRMLSNVSHDLKTPLTVISGYMETMQHAEHVSPEEQQVMLAKVQTKVMDVAGLINTFFDLAKLEAEDWQLEISSVQVNEVCRKTILGFYDTLASKGFDVHIDIPDTSIRIEADAAALTRVLENLMSNSIRYGKDGKTVGLHLHQDEAHVYIDVWDKGKGIQEKDSDRIFERLYTGTDARTASVIGSGLGLMIAKRLTEQMQGSIHFTSIPYTKTTFTLTFPKPKIDNYAELKKVVRIP; this is encoded by the coding sequence ATGATCTATCTAGTTGCGATCCTTGTTTTCTCTTTCGTTGGACTTCTCGTTTTTCATTTTTCCTCCAAACGGCAAATAAAAAAGCACTTGCAGTACATGACAGAGAAGCTCCATCATATTACAGCGACACGTTCATCTGAGCGTTTATTAGTAGTAACCGATAACAAAGAGCTGCGAAAACTGTTAACAGAGATTAATGGATTATTAGATTATCAACAAGAGTCCTTGGCGGAATTGGCACGTTTGCGAATCAGTACAAACCGAATGCTATCAAACGTGTCGCATGATCTGAAAACACCGCTGACGGTTATATCCGGCTACATGGAAACAATGCAGCACGCAGAGCATGTAAGCCCTGAAGAGCAGCAGGTGATGCTGGCCAAAGTGCAAACGAAAGTAATGGATGTGGCTGGATTGATTAATACATTTTTTGATTTAGCAAAGCTTGAGGCAGAGGACTGGCAGCTGGAGATAAGCAGTGTCCAAGTAAATGAAGTATGCCGTAAAACGATTCTAGGATTTTACGATACGCTTGCGAGCAAAGGCTTTGATGTACATATTGATATACCTGATACCTCCATTCGGATTGAAGCCGATGCAGCTGCACTGACGCGAGTACTAGAGAATCTCATGTCGAATAGCATTCGCTATGGAAAAGACGGCAAAACGGTTGGCTTGCACCTGCATCAAGATGAAGCGCATGTTTATATTGATGTTTGGGATAAGGGCAAAGGTATACAAGAAAAAGATAGTGACCGAATTTTTGAACGCCTTTATACAGGAACAGATGCACGAACTGCCTCGGTAATAGGCAGCGGTCTGGGCTTAATGATAGCCAAGCGGCTGACCGAGCAAATGCAAGGAAGCATACATTTCACCAGCATCCCGTATACAAAGACGACCTTTACACTGACGTTTCCTAAACCAAAAATAGACAACTATGCTGAACTTAAGAAAGTCGTAAGGATTCCGTAA
- a CDS encoding response regulator transcription factor, which produces MNESILLVEDDAQINEMVASHLKREGYTVFSAFEGKAALDLFARESVDLIILDLMLPEYNGLDILQVIRQDNMLPILIMSAMDSDVDKALGLGFGADDYIGKPFSLIELTARVKAALRRSTQYSQQKEDSEQVMNVQDLHIDLKNFSVSKRGKALHLTAKEFEILRVLAANPNQVFTKGQLYESVWKEAYYGDDNVINVHVRRLRGKIEDDASAPTYIKTIWGIGYKMEQQS; this is translated from the coding sequence ATGAATGAATCGATATTGTTAGTAGAAGATGATGCACAAATCAATGAAATGGTAGCATCTCATTTAAAGCGAGAAGGGTATACAGTCTTTTCGGCATTTGAAGGGAAAGCCGCATTGGATCTGTTTGCTAGGGAGTCTGTTGATTTGATTATTTTGGATTTGATGTTGCCCGAATACAATGGGCTGGATATCCTACAGGTAATCAGACAGGATAATATGCTGCCAATTTTGATTATGTCTGCTATGGATAGTGATGTGGACAAAGCGTTGGGTTTAGGGTTTGGAGCAGATGACTATATTGGCAAGCCGTTCTCGCTGATTGAGTTAACGGCCCGAGTAAAAGCAGCATTGCGGCGTTCCACGCAATACAGTCAGCAGAAAGAAGATTCCGAACAGGTTATGAACGTACAAGATTTACATATAGATTTAAAAAACTTTTCGGTCAGCAAGCGAGGGAAGGCGCTTCATTTAACAGCGAAGGAATTCGAGATTTTACGCGTATTAGCTGCAAATCCGAATCAAGTATTTACGAAAGGGCAGCTGTATGAAAGTGTGTGGAAGGAAGCTTATTACGGCGATGATAATGTCATTAATGTACACGTTCGACGGCTGCGAGGCAAAATTGAAGATGACGCATCTGCGCCAACTTATATAAAAACGATATGGGGAATTGGCTATAAGATGGAGCAGCAGTCATGA
- a CDS encoding cytosine deaminase has translation MIIRNAKLRNREGLWQILIHEGKIEKIAPTIDVTADQDIMDVQGNLVLPPFVEPHIHLDTTLTAGEPHWNESGTLFEGIQRWSERKESLTLEDVKTRAKTALKWQIAQGIQHVRTHVDVTDPDLTALKALLEVKEEMAPFVDLQLVAFPQEGILSYPNGEELLEEALCMGADVVGGIPHYEFTREYGVDSLKTAFKLAEKYDRLVDIHCDEIDDEQSRFVEVVAAEAHRLGMGERVTASHTTAMGSYNDAYTSKLFRLLKLSNINMVANPLVNIHLQGRFDTYPKRRGITRVKELQQAGINVAFGHDDIFDPWYPLGTGNMLQVLHMGIHVTQLMGYDQIVNSIDLITANSAKTLHIEEKYGIEEGKPANLIVLDAENEYEAIRKQASVLYSIRNGNIITETKPRETMIKLGETFENITFTK, from the coding sequence ATGATTATACGTAATGCAAAACTTAGAAATAGAGAAGGTCTTTGGCAAATCCTGATTCACGAAGGAAAGATTGAAAAGATTGCCCCAACGATTGATGTCACAGCAGATCAAGATATTATGGATGTGCAGGGAAACCTTGTTCTGCCGCCTTTCGTTGAACCGCATATTCACTTGGATACAACGCTGACAGCTGGCGAGCCGCACTGGAATGAAAGCGGAACGTTATTTGAGGGGATTCAGCGCTGGTCGGAAAGAAAAGAGTCGCTTACCTTGGAAGATGTAAAAACACGTGCCAAAACAGCGTTGAAATGGCAGATTGCACAAGGCATTCAGCACGTTCGGACACATGTTGACGTTACCGATCCGGATTTAACGGCATTAAAAGCCTTGCTGGAAGTAAAAGAAGAAATGGCACCATTCGTAGACTTGCAGCTCGTAGCCTTCCCACAAGAAGGAATTCTCTCTTATCCGAATGGCGAGGAGCTGTTGGAAGAAGCGCTGTGCATGGGAGCAGATGTTGTCGGCGGTATTCCGCATTATGAGTTTACAAGAGAGTACGGCGTTGATTCGCTTAAAACGGCCTTCAAGCTGGCAGAGAAATACGACCGGCTCGTCGATATTCACTGTGATGAAATCGATGATGAGCAATCTCGCTTTGTTGAAGTAGTAGCAGCGGAAGCCCACCGCCTTGGCATGGGAGAGCGTGTTACCGCAAGCCACACGACAGCGATGGGATCTTATAATGATGCGTATACGTCTAAGCTGTTCCGCTTGCTGAAGCTATCCAATATCAACATGGTGGCAAATCCGCTCGTCAATATTCATCTGCAAGGACGTTTTGATACCTATCCGAAACGCCGAGGCATTACACGAGTAAAAGAACTGCAGCAGGCAGGAATTAATGTTGCTTTCGGTCATGACGATATTTTTGATCCGTGGTATCCGCTAGGTACTGGTAACATGCTGCAAGTGTTGCACATGGGCATTCATGTGACACAATTAATGGGCTATGATCAAATCGTGAATTCTATTGATCTGATTACAGCCAATAGTGCCAAAACGCTGCATATTGAAGAAAAATACGGTATCGAAGAAGGCAAGCCAGCGAATCTGATCGTGCTAGACGCAGAAAATGAATACGAAGCAATTCGTAAACAGGCTAGCGTTCTTTATTCGATTCGCAACGGAAATATCATTACGGAGACAAAGCCGAGAGAAACAATGATAAAGCTTGGCGAGACTTTCGAAAATATTACGTTTACAAAGTAA
- the codB gene encoding cytosine permease translates to MEQKRIDHDFSLQAVPQSHRNGFWKMLMLMLGFTFFSASMVAGGTLGLGLSMMQFIGIVLAGNLILGAYTGTLAYISAKTGLSTHLLTRYAFGEKGSYLSSFLLSATQIGWFGVGVAMFAVPVQKVTGMDTTALILIFGVLMTATAFFGMKALTILSFVAVPAIIALGGFSALEAVDGLGGIDGLMQYQPTETLGVAAALTIGVGSFISGGTLTPDFTRFAKSPKVGVSTTVIAFLIGNSLMFVFGAIGAIVTGQSDISEVMFVQGLIIPAIIVLGLNIWTTNDNAIYAASLGISNITKIKKNKVVIINGIVGTIFAMWLYNNFVGFLTTLGSVLPPIGAILIADYFIIRRGKYPAFENMTFKAVNWNAIAAWVLGAGAAKFLPGIPPLNGLIGAAVVYVVLSIVTAKAAEANLNLEAEKVKEI, encoded by the coding sequence ATGGAACAGAAACGAATCGATCATGATTTTTCTTTACAAGCGGTGCCTCAGTCGCATCGGAATGGCTTTTGGAAGATGCTGATGCTCATGCTTGGCTTTACTTTCTTCTCTGCGAGTATGGTGGCTGGCGGGACACTCGGTTTAGGGTTAAGTATGATGCAGTTCATCGGGATAGTGCTAGCGGGTAACTTGATATTAGGTGCTTATACAGGAACGCTCGCTTATATCTCGGCGAAGACTGGACTTTCTACACATCTATTAACACGTTACGCATTTGGTGAAAAAGGTTCGTATCTTTCCTCCTTCTTGCTTAGTGCAACACAAATTGGCTGGTTTGGTGTTGGAGTGGCGATGTTCGCTGTGCCCGTGCAAAAGGTGACTGGCATGGATACGACAGCATTGATTCTTATCTTTGGCGTTTTAATGACAGCAACAGCTTTCTTCGGAATGAAAGCACTGACGATATTAAGTTTTGTCGCAGTACCAGCAATTATTGCGCTTGGCGGGTTTTCTGCCTTGGAAGCAGTGGATGGACTTGGCGGTATCGATGGTTTAATGCAGTATCAGCCAACCGAAACACTTGGTGTAGCGGCAGCATTAACCATTGGTGTGGGATCGTTTATCAGCGGCGGTACGTTAACGCCTGACTTTACACGATTTGCGAAAAGCCCGAAAGTTGGCGTATCAACGACGGTTATTGCATTCCTCATCGGCAACTCACTTATGTTCGTGTTTGGAGCAATTGGTGCCATTGTTACAGGCCAATCGGATATTTCTGAGGTGATGTTTGTCCAGGGATTAATCATTCCGGCGATTATTGTCTTAGGACTAAACATTTGGACGACAAATGATAATGCTATCTATGCAGCTAGTCTAGGCATCTCGAACATTACCAAAATCAAGAAAAACAAAGTTGTTATTATCAACGGTATTGTCGGAACGATTTTTGCGATGTGGTTGTACAACAACTTTGTCGGCTTTCTTACAACGCTTGGTTCAGTGCTGCCGCCAATTGGAGCTATTTTGATCGCAGATTACTTCATTATACGGCGCGGCAAATATCCTGCGTTTGAGAACATGACATTCAAAGCGGTGAACTGGAATGCAATTGCTGCGTGGGTTCTTGGTGCAGGAGCAGCAAAATTTTTACCGGGAATTCCACCGCTTAACGGTCTAATTGGAGCAGCAGTTGTTTATGTCGTACTTTCCATCGTTACTGCCAAGGCGGCAGAAGCGAACTTAAATCTAGAAGCAGAAAAGGTGAAAGAAATATGA
- a CDS encoding AAA family ATPase, with protein sequence MKISRLIIEGFRGFNKKRDFKFKNSQLILLYGPNGHGKTSFFDAIEWAFTGKLNRYDDPSDERNRTKFVGNTFSQATPFVQITLYSSESNEIIITRRGVLDNSKSDYGRSFIGVEIVNKHCLIGSSAEDYLFEKVVNSEWLDKIDSNNINNIYNLTHYSSQEKMSHFLRGAKEGERYNALSTILGTEQFNVYKTKLKGALDLYKNDIEEIEKESLKVKTRNNSISEEVQELKLRLEKNAYNREKAEALLVRYNELFTEELSLDLDTDTIMKQINNTNSSLFTEENLINHNTRSLKLLYKGLDQYSKVQKKQYDNKTQLNILEKLHNINEKLTDITWLKDNYKVYQDGTMDYHNKVIYKKEIKQKIVSLEGYIKELELFISDIKHTLEKALETRNFNHLRSLIADRITKPSIGVEFQNIIDQLENIVVGINKKDEDIKDAKLVESRDKEWLNTLENMNEKYSVLLRYVLDYVETVDEIKECPVCGSENVSVDFLTNYASKAQMEVNVDIPNALKKYNDAKNRHQEARLELKELHEKFMEKSKEVNHEINKIIRGVDKQKEELVSSFEDLRNVTKTIEYIEENNKKYSSLLMKYSLEGNIEENIKETFEELTTRRLELMKKNNSDSKEEKMTDLIQILKTDIQNNSILIENYQARINEAGFENKSFLSQDISIFLEEMLASYEKKQNQLINKTSLLRDLIKVMDSFKIHKTLEIKVDQLKKGDIMVSKLESDNENIKEKIETLNEAIKNIPTAIEKLNEDSIEDLSSLVQKVYSKLNSHPIFNKLNFKTEKRFGNLKLLLNVLSDNDIEANPSFIYSAAQVNAIALSLFLSMAIVQEWCKLEVIAIDDPIQSMDGLNSLAFIDLLRNLTDQDGYNKQLFISTHDTSFFELMKKKFQSLDTAVIQFNGYSESGPSFLGEYGTKGVNNIELIDYNKGTKIENFNEFILSI encoded by the coding sequence ATGAAGATATCCAGATTAATAATCGAAGGATTTAGAGGTTTTAATAAGAAAAGAGATTTTAAGTTTAAGAATTCGCAATTAATCTTATTATATGGTCCTAATGGTCATGGAAAAACTTCTTTCTTTGATGCTATTGAATGGGCTTTTACTGGAAAGCTAAACAGGTATGATGATCCATCAGATGAAAGAAATCGCACTAAATTTGTGGGTAACACTTTTTCACAAGCAACTCCATTTGTACAAATCACTTTATATAGTAGTGAAAGCAATGAGATTATAATCACTAGAAGAGGGGTTTTGGACAATTCAAAATCTGATTATGGAAGAAGCTTTATAGGAGTTGAAATAGTTAACAAACACTGTTTAATTGGTAGTTCTGCAGAAGATTACTTATTTGAAAAAGTAGTGAACAGTGAATGGTTAGATAAGATAGATTCGAATAATATAAATAATATATATAATTTAACTCATTACTCTAGTCAGGAGAAAATGAGTCATTTTTTGAGAGGCGCGAAAGAAGGAGAACGTTATAATGCACTTTCCACAATTTTAGGGACTGAGCAGTTTAATGTGTACAAGACAAAACTTAAGGGTGCCCTAGATCTTTATAAAAATGATATTGAAGAAATAGAAAAAGAATCTTTAAAAGTGAAAACAAGAAATAATAGTATCTCCGAAGAAGTGCAGGAACTCAAATTAAGATTAGAGAAGAACGCATACAATAGAGAGAAAGCGGAAGCACTTCTTGTAAGATATAATGAACTTTTCACTGAGGAGTTAAGTTTAGATTTAGATACGGATACTATAATGAAACAAATTAATAATACCAACAGTTCACTATTTACTGAAGAGAATCTAATCAATCATAATACTCGGTCTTTAAAGTTATTGTATAAAGGTTTAGATCAATATAGTAAGGTACAAAAAAAGCAATATGATAATAAGACACAATTAAATATACTAGAAAAACTACATAATATAAATGAGAAACTGACTGATATTACTTGGTTAAAGGACAATTATAAAGTGTATCAAGACGGAACAATGGATTATCATAATAAAGTTATCTATAAAAAAGAAATTAAACAAAAAATAGTCTCCTTAGAGGGGTATATTAAGGAGCTTGAATTATTTATCTCTGATATAAAACATACTTTAGAAAAAGCACTTGAAACTCGTAACTTTAATCATTTAAGGAGTTTAATAGCTGATAGAATAACTAAACCGAGCATAGGGGTAGAGTTTCAAAATATCATAGACCAGCTAGAAAATATTGTGGTAGGAATCAACAAAAAAGATGAAGATATTAAAGACGCTAAACTTGTTGAGTCTAGGGATAAAGAATGGTTAAATACTTTAGAAAATATGAATGAAAAATATAGTGTCTTATTACGCTATGTTTTAGATTATGTGGAAACTGTAGATGAAATAAAAGAATGCCCGGTATGTGGTAGTGAGAACGTCTCTGTTGACTTTTTAACTAATTATGCCAGTAAAGCACAAATGGAAGTTAATGTTGACATCCCGAACGCACTGAAAAAGTATAATGATGCTAAAAATAGACACCAAGAAGCTAGGTTAGAGTTAAAAGAATTACATGAAAAATTCATGGAGAAATCAAAAGAAGTGAATCACGAAATTAATAAAATAATAAGAGGTGTAGATAAACAAAAAGAGGAACTAGTAAGTTCATTTGAGGACTTAAGAAATGTAACAAAAACAATTGAATATATTGAAGAGAATAATAAAAAATATTCTTCTTTGTTAATGAAATATAGTTTAGAGGGTAACATAGAAGAAAATATAAAGGAAACATTTGAGGAACTAACGACTAGAAGGTTAGAACTTATGAAAAAAAATAACTCCGATAGTAAAGAGGAGAAAATGACTGATCTTATTCAAATTTTGAAGACAGATATCCAGAATAACTCTATATTAATAGAAAATTATCAAGCACGAATAAATGAGGCTGGATTTGAAAATAAATCTTTTTTGTCTCAGGATATTTCTATATTCTTAGAGGAAATGTTAGCTAGTTATGAAAAAAAACAAAATCAACTTATAAATAAGACATCATTGTTAAGAGATTTAATAAAAGTTATGGATAGTTTTAAAATACATAAAACATTAGAGATAAAGGTAGATCAACTAAAAAAAGGAGATATAATGGTCTCTAAATTAGAAAGTGACAATGAAAACATTAAAGAAAAGATAGAAACCCTTAATGAGGCAATTAAAAATATTCCTACAGCAATAGAAAAGCTGAACGAGGATTCAATAGAAGACTTGTCTAGTTTAGTTCAGAAGGTTTATTCCAAATTAAATTCGCACCCTATATTTAACAAGTTGAATTTCAAAACAGAGAAGAGGTTCGGAAATCTTAAACTATTATTAAATGTACTCTCGGATAATGATATTGAGGCAAATCCATCTTTTATATATAGTGCTGCACAAGTGAATGCAATAGCTCTGTCTCTATTTTTATCAATGGCAATTGTTCAAGAGTGGTGTAAGTTAGAGGTTATTGCTATAGATGATCCAATTCAAAGTATGGATGGGCTAAACTCTCTAGCGTTTATTGACCTTTTAAGAAATCTAACTGATCAAGATGGCTATAATAAACAATTGTTTATTTCAACGCATGACACTTCTTTCTTCGAATTAATGAAAAAGAAGTTTCAATCACTTGATACTGCAGTTATACAGTTCAATGGATATAGTGAGAGCGGGCCAAGTTTCTTGGGAGAGTATGGAACAAAGGGTGTGAACAACATTGAACTAATAGACTACAATAAGGGGACAAAGATAGAGAACTTTAATGAGTTCATTTTAAGTATTTAA
- a CDS encoding ABC-three component system middle component 1: MINAIKRILEDELNAIEIKKSWSSLNNVYATPQGIYGLVEFANIEKMENEWENCAAELATRVQAQLQNGIDNLRWDIYLIMLVDNNIPTLLRKVIENDRRYFKKIVINSRELDLNRLPFIFDFNITSIGAELLIQQESMFLKSLRNTLSDKSKKVFGEEFFDNGQNYSSVDIYNLLNQTKEAENQ; this comes from the coding sequence GTGATTAATGCTATAAAAAGAATCCTTGAGGATGAATTGAATGCAATAGAAATAAAAAAAAGTTGGTCAAGTCTTAATAATGTGTACGCAACACCTCAAGGGATATATGGGCTTGTTGAATTTGCTAATATAGAAAAAATGGAAAATGAGTGGGAGAATTGTGCTGCTGAACTTGCAACTAGGGTACAAGCCCAATTACAAAATGGCATAGATAATTTAAGGTGGGATATATATTTGATAATGCTAGTTGATAACAATATTCCAACTCTTTTAAGAAAAGTAATAGAGAATGATAGAAGGTATTTTAAAAAGATTGTCATAAACAGCAGGGAGTTAGATTTAAATAGACTGCCTTTTATTTTTGATTTTAATATTACAAGTATAGGGGCCGAACTGCTAATTCAGCAAGAATCTATGTTTTTAAAAAGTTTAAGAAATACTTTATCGGATAAATCCAAGAAAGTATTTGGTGAGGAATTCTTCGATAATGGTCAAAATTACTCTTCCGTGGATATATATAATTTATTAAATCAGACAAAGGAGGCTGAAAACCAATGA